The Chloroflexota bacterium genome window below encodes:
- the hemL gene encoding glutamate-1-semialdehyde 2,1-aminomutase, whose product MINDASSAAFERAQALLPGGVNSPVRAFRGVGGVPRFIDHGAGAYLYDIDGNQYIDYVLSWGPLILGHAYPAVVEAICAQAQRGTSFGAPTELESELAELVIAAVPSVEMVRFVSSGTEATMSAIRLARAYTQREKIIKFEGCYHGHADPFLVQAGSGVATLGLPDSPGVLKSATSNTLTAPFNDLEAVEALFKANAGQVAALVIEPVAGNMGFVLPREGYLAGLRQLCDQHGALLIFDEVMTGFRVAYGGAQAYFNVMPDLTCLGKVVGGGLPAAAYGGQREIMQMVAPAGTMYQAGTLSGNPLAMVAGIVTLREIAKPEVFERLTGVTSTLCQGFWKAAFKNGIPFQAHKAGSMWGFFFAGDEVYDFTSAKRADTTMFGKFFHAMLEQGVYLAPSQFEAAFVSTAHTDELVAQTINAAQAAFASIRS is encoded by the coding sequence GTGATCAACGATGCTTCTAGCGCGGCGTTTGAACGCGCCCAAGCACTTTTACCAGGCGGAGTGAATAGCCCGGTGCGGGCTTTTCGGGGCGTTGGCGGCGTGCCACGCTTTATCGATCATGGTGCAGGAGCCTATCTCTACGACATTGATGGCAACCAGTATATCGATTATGTCTTGTCGTGGGGGCCGTTAATTCTAGGCCACGCCTATCCAGCAGTAGTCGAGGCAATTTGTGCTCAAGCCCAACGTGGCACAAGCTTTGGCGCACCAACTGAGCTTGAAAGCGAATTGGCCGAGTTGGTGATCGCCGCCGTGCCAAGTGTCGAGATGGTGCGCTTTGTTTCGTCGGGCACTGAAGCCACGATGAGCGCAATTCGGTTGGCGCGGGCTTACACTCAACGCGAGAAAATTATCAAATTTGAGGGTTGCTATCACGGCCATGCTGATCCATTTTTGGTGCAAGCTGGCTCAGGTGTGGCAACCTTGGGCTTGCCCGATAGCCCAGGCGTGTTAAAAAGCGCTACCAGCAACACCCTGACCGCACCATTTAACGATCTTGAAGCGGTCGAAGCCTTGTTCAAAGCCAATGCTGGGCAAGTTGCCGCCTTAGTGATCGAGCCTGTGGCAGGCAATATGGGCTTTGTGCTGCCGCGCGAAGGCTATCTTGCAGGTCTGCGCCAACTTTGCGATCAACACGGGGCGCTATTGATTTTCGACGAAGTGATGACGGGCTTTCGCGTGGCCTATGGCGGCGCACAAGCCTACTTCAATGTGATGCCCGATTTGACCTGTTTGGGCAAAGTAGTAGGCGGCGGTTTGCCAGCAGCGGCCTATGGTGGGCAACGCGAGATTATGCAGATGGTCGCGCCAGCAGGCACAATGTATCAAGCTGGCACGCTTTCGGGCAACCCACTGGCGATGGTCGCAGGCATTGTAACCTTGCGTGAAATTGCCAAGCCCGAAGTTTTCGAGCGCTTAACTGGCGTAACTTCGACGCTGTGCCAAGGCTTTTGGAAGGCCGCCTTCAAAAATGGCATTCCCTTCCAAGCGCATAAAGCTGGTAGTATGTGGGGCTTCTTCTTTGCTGGCGATGAAGTTTACGATTTCACATCGGCCAAGCGGGCAGATACCACCATGTTTGGCAAATTCTTCCATGCGATGCTTGAGCAAGGCGTGTATCTCGCGCCATCACAATTTGAGGCCGCCTTTGTCTCAACTGCCCATACCGATGAACTCGTCGCTCAAACGATCAATGCAGCCCAAGCGGCTTTTGCCAGTATTCGCAGCTAA
- a CDS encoding DUF3696 domain-containing protein: MITNLRFQHFKSWNDTGELRFAPLTGFFGSNSSGKTAILRFLLMLKQTVESNDQQLVLNLNGGYVELGSFEDVIYQKNLDQKLDFDISMNIHTQQIHFTEIFEINLESAMRYKNESPSITRNIYTFLKKDKSVYRNYKVVEFEETYTYTDSETNIVIEKGNPYFASKFYTLPHDFWNPTSLLAGKINMPELLYFIQIFEEQFRDVQYLGPIREDPKRFYQWTGEIRSLGNRGEHAVLVLLADQKRDSETRLAKQVASWLKDLGLIADFRLQQIAPNVDLHEVRVKIKSNAAEVLLTDVGFGVAQILPVLVLCASAKHGSTIILEQPEIHLHPVVQSNLADILIETIKRGVQIVLESHSEHLLHRLQRRIAEEKLSNTDTALYFCDMDDTGTSHAVPLDVDKYGNIRNWPKDFFGDEMADLAALSRETIRRKKAEAGR; the protein is encoded by the coding sequence ATGATTACAAATTTGCGTTTTCAACATTTTAAATCGTGGAATGATACAGGCGAATTGCGTTTTGCCCCATTAACTGGCTTTTTTGGCAGCAATAGCTCTGGTAAAACCGCGATTTTGCGCTTTCTCTTGATGCTCAAGCAAACGGTTGAGTCAAATGATCAGCAATTAGTGCTCAATCTGAATGGCGGCTATGTTGAGCTTGGCAGTTTTGAGGATGTAATTTATCAAAAAAACTTAGACCAAAAATTAGATTTTGATATTTCTATGAATATACATACCCAGCAAATACATTTTACAGAGATCTTTGAGATCAATCTAGAATCAGCTATGCGTTATAAAAATGAAAGTCCATCAATTACTAGGAATATTTATACATTTTTAAAAAAAGATAAATCAGTTTATCGGAATTATAAAGTTGTAGAATTTGAAGAAACCTATACTTATACTGATTCAGAAACCAATATCGTAATTGAAAAGGGGAACCCTTATTTTGCGAGTAAATTCTATACTCTTCCCCATGATTTCTGGAATCCAACTAGCCTTTTAGCAGGCAAAATAAATATGCCAGAATTACTATACTTTATTCAAATCTTTGAAGAACAGTTTCGCGATGTGCAATACCTCGGGCCAATTCGTGAAGATCCCAAGCGCTTTTATCAGTGGACTGGTGAAATTCGCAGTTTGGGCAATCGGGGTGAGCATGCAGTTTTAGTCTTATTAGCCGATCAAAAGCGTGATTCAGAGACACGCTTAGCTAAACAAGTAGCAAGCTGGTTGAAGGACTTAGGCTTAATTGCTGATTTTCGTTTACAGCAAATTGCCCCTAATGTTGATTTACATGAAGTTCGGGTGAAAATCAAATCCAATGCAGCCGAGGTATTACTGACTGATGTTGGTTTTGGAGTTGCCCAAATTTTGCCTGTGCTGGTGTTGTGTGCCTCGGCCAAACATGGCTCAACGATTATTTTAGAGCAGCCCGAAATTCACCTGCACCCAGTGGTGCAATCAAACTTGGCCGATATTTTGATTGAAACGATTAAACGTGGCGTGCAAATTGTGCTCGAAAGCCATAGCGAACATCTGCTGCACCGCTTGCAACGTCGAATTGCCGAAGAAAAGTTGAGCAATACCGACACCGCGCTCTATTTTTGCGATATGGATGATACTGGTACTTCGCATGCCGTACCGCTTGATGTTGATAAATATGGCAATATTCGCAACTGGCCCAAAGATTTCTTTGGTGATGAAATGGCTGATTTAGCGGCACTTTCGCGGGAGACAATTCGCCGTAAAAAGGCCGAGGCTGGGCGATGA
- a CDS encoding uroporphyrinogen-III synthase: protein MTMHTPLTGKRIVLTRAREQMTEFAQLLADHGAETLYCSAIQTLPPDDWQAFDRALSQIEGFDWIIATSTNAVRAFFERYGVLGLPCNALNQLKIAAIGKATAKLLTDFGHAPDFVPHAYIAEQFLVEFQDIAGQRIFLPQADIARPLLREALIERGADVTAVVAYRTVPDPQVVALAELLRQQRVDVVTFTSSSTVRYTIEALHAAGMRNSQEFLNQTIIATIGPITSQTAFDVGLHVDIEAAEHSTQGLVEALLEWAKTEKELA from the coding sequence ATGACGATGCACACACCCTTAACGGGCAAGCGAATTGTGTTGACCCGCGCCCGTGAGCAGATGACCGAGTTCGCCCAACTCTTGGCAGACCATGGAGCCGAAACGCTCTATTGTTCGGCAATTCAAACCTTACCGCCTGACGATTGGCAAGCTTTTGACCGCGCCCTGAGCCAAATCGAAGGCTTCGATTGGATTATCGCCACCAGCACCAACGCCGTGCGGGCATTCTTCGAGCGTTATGGGGTTTTGGGCTTACCCTGCAACGCCTTAAATCAACTAAAAATCGCCGCGATTGGCAAGGCTACCGCTAAATTATTAACTGATTTTGGCCATGCGCCCGATTTTGTGCCGCATGCCTATATTGCCGAGCAATTTCTCGTCGAATTTCAAGATATTGCTGGCCAACGCATTTTTCTGCCGCAAGCTGATATTGCACGCCCACTGTTGCGCGAAGCATTAATCGAACGTGGCGCAGACGTAACGGCGGTGGTGGCTTATCGCACCGTGCCCGATCCACAGGTGGTTGCATTGGCTGAGTTGCTACGTCAGCAACGGGTTGATGTGGTGACATTTACCTCAAGCTCAACCGTGCGCTACACCATCGAAGCCTTGCATGCAGCGGGCATGCGCAATTCACAAGAATTTTTAAATCAGACAATTATTGCAACAATTGGCCCTATCACCAGCCAAACCGCGTTTGATGTGGGCTTGCATGTTGATATAGAGGCGGCGGAACATTCAACCCAAGGCTTAGTTGAAGCCCTGCTTGAATGGGCCAAAACCGAGAAGGAACTGGCATGA
- the hemB gene encoding porphobilinogen synthase, translating into MSMLEGVPTPNRRLRRGRRNATLRRMVRETQLTVDNLIAPLFIVEGQNIRKPISSMPGQFQLSLDQLGTEIDELVAAQIPAVLLFGIPLHKDAQGSSAWDANGPVPSAIRAIKQQAPHLVVIADVCMCEYTDHGHCGILTSGEPETITVDNDPTLELLARASVAYAEAGADVVAPSAMMDGQIAAIRYGLDQAGYHDTIILSYAAKFASAFYGPFREAAESTPQFGDRRSYQMDAANAREAIAETALDVAEGADWLMVKPAGAYLDIIRAVYEEFDLPLAAYQVSGEYAMIKAAAANGWIDEQRVALESLLAIRRAGASMIITYYAKAAAQWLKA; encoded by the coding sequence ATGAGTATGCTCGAAGGCGTGCCAACGCCCAATCGTCGCTTGCGGCGCGGACGGCGCAACGCCACATTACGGCGCATGGTACGCGAAACTCAATTAACTGTTGATAATTTAATTGCCCCATTATTTATTGTTGAAGGCCAGAATATTCGCAAGCCAATTAGTTCGATGCCTGGTCAATTTCAGCTGTCGCTCGATCAGCTTGGCACTGAGATTGATGAACTGGTTGCGGCGCAAATTCCAGCGGTGCTGCTCTTTGGCATTCCATTGCACAAAGATGCCCAAGGTAGCTCAGCTTGGGATGCGAATGGCCCTGTGCCTAGCGCAATTCGGGCAATTAAGCAGCAAGCACCACATTTGGTGGTAATTGCCGATGTTTGTATGTGCGAATATACCGACCACGGCCATTGTGGCATTTTAACCAGCGGTGAGCCAGAAACGATCACTGTTGATAACGACCCAACCTTAGAACTTTTAGCCCGTGCTTCGGTAGCTTATGCCGAGGCTGGCGCTGATGTGGTTGCGCCCAGTGCCATGATGGATGGCCAAATTGCCGCAATTCGCTATGGCCTTGATCAAGCAGGCTATCACGATACCATCATTCTGTCGTATGCAGCCAAATTTGCCTCAGCTTTCTACGGCCCCTTCCGCGAAGCTGCCGAATCAACGCCCCAATTTGGCGACCGCCGCTCGTACCAAATGGATGCGGCCAACGCCCGGGAAGCGATTGCCGAAACCGCGCTCGATGTTGCCGAAGGAGCAGATTGGCTGATGGTCAAGCCAGCTGGAGCTTATTTGGATATTATTCGGGCAGTTTACGAAGAATTTGATCTGCCACTGGCGGCCTATCAAGTTAGCGGCGAATACGCCATGATCAAAGCTGCTGCTGCCAACGGCTGGATCGATGAGCAACGGGTAGCGCTCGAAAGCTTGCTGGCAATTCGCCGAGCAGGTGCAAGTATGATCATCACCTACTATGCCAAAGCGGCGGCGCAGTGGTTGAAAGCCTAG
- a CDS encoding endonuclease/exonuclease/phosphatase family protein, whose amino-acid sequence MINRGLIYLAWLGVVPCSLWSLLRWTALATTPQGMLLLVFDAWVYASLLPIALVAVGLRRNYLLGVLGLNLLVVLGLYGGRWLPQSTNSTPHDLRIMTWNVFYNTQDIDGLAATIRQQQPDIVVLQEYNFQLDPQLPEALEDLYPYAVLDPHSGAGGLATLSRWPLRELAPVARGVDSCGCQYLEITTPNGPTRLINTHPHIPLASFKGIYTKTQQDPTFDHLLKLIADQSQPLILAGDLNTTERQPNYVRLRQQLGDAYQQRGWGLGYTFPSNDAIPKAVRLDYIMPNAHWQPLRAWTGTANLSDHGFVVADLQRSAE is encoded by the coding sequence ATGATTAACCGTGGCTTGATCTATTTGGCGTGGCTGGGCGTTGTGCCATGCAGTTTGTGGTCGCTTTTACGCTGGACTGCGCTGGCCACTACGCCGCAAGGCATGCTGCTGCTGGTATTCGATGCCTGGGTTTATGCCAGTTTATTGCCGATTGCCCTGGTGGCGGTCGGTCTGCGTCGCAATTATTTGTTGGGCGTGCTAGGCTTGAATTTGCTGGTGGTTTTGGGCTTGTATGGCGGGCGCTGGCTACCCCAATCAACCAATTCGACTCCGCACGATTTGCGGATTATGACTTGGAATGTGTTTTATAATACCCAAGATATTGATGGCTTGGCCGCGACAATTCGCCAGCAACAGCCTGATATCGTGGTGTTGCAGGAATATAATTTTCAGCTCGACCCGCAACTCCCCGAAGCCTTGGAGGATTTGTACCCTTATGCCGTGCTTGATCCCCATTCGGGCGCTGGTGGTTTGGCGACGCTTAGCCGCTGGCCGCTGCGCGAGTTGGCTCCGGTTGCGCGTGGCGTTGATAGTTGTGGCTGCCAGTATTTGGAAATTACCACCCCAAACGGCCCAACCCGCCTGATCAACACCCACCCGCATATTCCGCTGGCCAGTTTCAAGGGCATTTACACCAAAACCCAGCAAGACCCAACCTTCGATCATTTGCTGAAATTGATTGCCGACCAAAGCCAGCCTTTAATTTTGGCAGGCGATTTGAATACGACTGAACGCCAGCCCAATTATGTGCGTTTACGTCAGCAGCTTGGCGATGCCTACCAACAACGGGGCTGGGGTTTGGGCTATACCTTTCCGAGCAATGATGCTATTCCCAAAGCGGTGCGCCTAGATTATATTATGCCTAACGCCCATTGGCAGCCCTTGCGGGCTTGGACTGGCACGGCTAATTTGTCGGATCATGGCTTTGTGGTCGCCGATTTGCAGCGATCAGCTGAATAG